The DNA sequence CAATCTTCTTAACAGAGCCATGGCCAAGTTTGCCTTGCAATTCCATCTCAAACTTTGTGCCATCTATTTTGAGCTTACCCACAACATCAGATACTACTAGTTTGAGGTGCTTTGGCTGTAGAATCTTCAAGACTAGAAATTTATATGAGTTTTCAAGAAAGACCCATGATTTGAAATGCACTCATACTCAAAACCCTTCTTCAGATGATGAATTTGACCCTGACCAGGACCAAGGCCCTCCTCAAGAAGCTGTTCTTAAGGCCATATCAGGTTCATCTTTTCTTCCAATACTGATCATAATTTCTAGATacttttgtatgtatatgtgtgtatgttatTATGATAGTTTGCTTTATGCGATTCTTGATTGGTTCCTCAATTGTGCATTGTATGTAGTTCATTATGTAAAGAATATGCATGTTACCGTTGTTTGTAGAATCTAGAAACTTTTCTGTTCTGGTTTCTAGAATTGCCAATACAAAGTTATAACCTTTTCAAGTAATAAACTGGGTTTACTCATTGTGCTATTTTCTTGAACATATGGGCAAGGTTTCCCATGTATTAGGTAACATTAATTGAACATTTTCAAGTGCACATAGCCACAGTCACAATTATTTGTTAACTGTATTGTTTTTTTTGTGTGATAGATTTGGTGTGTTTTCTCAAAGTATGAATGTTAGCTCAATTATCTGTGGTGTTCTATACAATTGAGTAGAAACTGTTAGATATAATGCTTATGATTGGTTCTGGATTTATATAATGTATTATGCATTTCTAGAGAGTGCAAGCTCTACAGAAAGACCTAAGTGATGATATTGTCGCAGAGTTGTCAAAGACTGAAGGGAGAATTGGGCAAACTACAAATGTGGTTATTGGGGGTACAGTGACAGACGATGCAACTAATGAGTGGCTCACCcttgatcagaaggtataaaaaACGCTAATATCATCAGATGCTCGTTTGCACATGTCTTGTTTAGTACATTCTTTAGCAAGTCCGCACATACAGTAGTACCAAATTTAAGATAGTGAATGTCAGTTGGGACCTGCTTGTGTAAAATGAATAGGTTAGTACCCTCAAATAGCTTACAAAAGGTTATTATGGGGCTAATATCAAGGTTTACAATTTAGGATGCTGCTCGATATATGACGAACTTTGCTGATGGCTTAATGCAAATCCTTTTACAGGTAAATATCTACCCAACGGTTAGAGGGTTTACAGCAATAGGAACTGGAGGCAATGATTTTGTGCAAGCTATGGTTGTTGCCGTTGAAACAGTTCTTAAGCAGCCAATTCCAGAGGTAATCTTTTTATGCAAAACTATTTTTGATAGTTGATGCTTTAGTGGTTCAGTCATTAAATTGTAAAAATGGGAATAATATCAGGCTGTGTAGTTGGTTGTCTATTTGTATTCTCTATTTACATCATCAGTCTACACTCATCATGAGCACAGTGTCACACTGTTACTAGTCTAGGTATATTTTATTGTGTCtctattaaaatttcatttagcTAAAAGCCAACTAAAAAACGCAGCAAGAGTTGGAAATTTTGGAATGGCCGGTGCccagataatatatttttaaagttcaACCTCTAGTAGAGAAGTTATGTAAACCAAGGTCAAACTCATCTATGAATAATAGTCAGATTGACCCAAGTATCTAATCTTGACACTTCTATAAGTACATAGGGAGACCAATTAAAGCATCAGTCACCCCTCAACAATTATTTGGATATCGTTGTCTGGGTACCTTGAGTTGAGGATTGAAGGCTTTTATACTAGACTTTTTTGTGTGTTGTTCAGCTGCCTATTGGGTCTCAGAAGTAAAGAAACTCATTTATAGCTTATTTCTTATTCTAATCTGAATTATGTACAAGAAACTGTTACTGTGTAAAGATTTATAAGCAATCAAATTATAGTAGTACAATGGCCAAACACCTTTGGATATGTTTTCGAGATTGTAGTGGTAAAACCATTGTTTCTGCATAATGAAAAGACCAGCGAACAATTTGGAAGTAAGAAACAAATATGGGTCATAAGAAGGGGAAGACATGAATCGCACAAGAACTCTTTTCAGTTGAACCCTCTAGAGGACTTGGAGGGCACAAGAATTCTAGGTCAAGAAAAAAATATTGCCGACTGGATACTCTTATCTCACCATGCCTGGCCTAAGAACATGAAAGTAAATTAGAAGGCTGAACTAGTACATTAGAAGTATATTGAGAGTTCGCATCTTAGATCTAGGAAATTTTAAATGTATTCACTTCACATAATTAAATCAGGTATAATGATACACAATCCACTACAAATTCCAAGTTCTTCTTTATATCTTTATCACTTAGGAGCT is a window from the Daucus carota subsp. sativus chromosome 8, DH1 v3.0, whole genome shotgun sequence genome containing:
- the LOC108199568 gene encoding uncharacterized protein LOC108199568, translated to MACGTGLRPIFLTEPWPSLPCNSISNFVPSILSLPTTSDTTSLRCFGCRIFKTRNLYEFSRKTHDLKCTHTQNPSSDDEFDPDQDQGPPQEAVLKAISELSKTEGRIGQTTNVVIGGTVTDDATNEWLTLDQKVNIYPTVRGFTAIGTGGNDFVQAMVVAVETVLKQPIPEGQVKQKLSSGGKYISVNIGPVHVDSSEQVQAVYNAMRRDDRMKYFL